The genomic region TAGATATATTCTTTTCACAGCTCAATTTGTATTAGTGATTAAAGCCTTTGGAGTTGAGGAGTCGTGGGGATTGATGTTTTTACTCGTCCCTATCATTTATTTCATAAAAACGATGACACCATCATTAACGGGTGTCTTAGATCTTGGAGCAAGAGAGTTATCAGCATTATATATTTTTGAAGTGATGGATGCCAATACCAACGTAGCATTAATGGCAAGTCTTATTATTTGGGCAATTAATATTTTAATACCATCTTTAATAGGGCTTTCGGTGCGATGGAAGCTTTAAAAATAGATAACTCATGAAAACATATTGGACAAACTTTCACAGCCATACTTACTATTGTGATGGTAAATCTTCATTGGAAGATCATGTAATTGCAGCTATTGATCAGAATGTGAAATCATATGGTTTCTCTTCACATTCGCCTGTTCCATTTCCTACAACATGGAATATGAAAAAAGAGAAATTAGAAAACTATCTACAAGACGCAAATCTGTTAATAGAAAAGTATAAAGGACAAATACAGTTATATAAAAGTCTCGAAGTCGATTTTATTCCCCAAAAGAGTGGTCCTCATCAATATCCCCAACTGGATTATACAGTTGGTTCTGTACATTTTGTCGATCAATATGAAGATGGGACATATTGGGAAATTGATAATACCAAAACAATATTTCGAAAAGGTTTAAAAGAAATTTTTCATGATGATATTCAGGCTGCTATTCAAAAATACATTGATTTGAATGTAGAAATGATCACAACAGATAAACCTGATGTATTAGGGCATTTAGATAAGATAAAAATGCACAATCATACAGAAAAACTCTTTAGTGAAGAAGACAACTGGTATCAAAAAATAATGATGGCATATGTTGAGGAAATTGAAAAATCAGGAGTAATTGTCGAAGTAAATACTCGAGGCCTTTACAAAGGATGGGCCGATGATTTATACCCAAGTCCTTGGCTGTTGAAAGAATTGATACAACGAAATATCCCAATTGTCCTCAATTCAGACAGTCATGTACCCCACGAAATCACTAAAAAGTTTTCTGATACCGCAAAAATGTTGCAACAGTTAGGCCTTAAAAAATTATATGCTTTTTGGAATAATGAATGGCAACCGTTTGATTTTAATGAAGATGGGCTTTATTTACCTAATGCTTAAAGCGCTCTTCTTTCCATATGAATTTTCCAGAAAATGTTTCCGTTGCTTCAGGAAATTCAATTAATTTCTCCAATGTAAAAGTTGTAGATTCGAAGGCAATGTCTTCCCACGGAATATTATCAAGGTCATAAAATGCTACTTCTGTGCTTTCAGATGTAGGAGTAGCATAATCACTTTCTAAATCCACAAGGTAAAGCATGTATACTTGGTTAAATTGTGGTAATGAAAAGATAGTATGCAATCTTACGATTTTACCTTTGGCATGAGTTTCTTCATATAATTCTCTTAATGCACCTTCTTCTGGAGTTTCTCCACACTCTAAAAAACCTGCAGGTAAATTCCAGAATCCATAACGGGGCTCAATGGCTCTCTTTCCTAAAAGTACTTTTCCGTTATACATAGGAATACAACCCGCAATTACCCTAGGGTTTTGGTAATGTATTGTATTACAATCGGGGCAAACAAAACGCTCCTTATGGTCTCCCTCAGGAATAATAAATTGGAGTCTATCGCTGCCACAATTACTACAGAACTTCATGTTTTTTACAGTGTCTAGTTTGGTTCAAATAAGATATTTCAACTAAAATATGAAAATCTTAAGAGAAATTGATATTTAGCCCTTTTTTGAGAGTAGAAAGAACACTACTTTTGTGACAATTTAATCACTCAGTTTTATAACGTATACTTTTTCATAAAAATATACTGCCATTATCAACACATAGTAAACGGTAAATGATTTAATGTATAAAGTATACCTCCTTAAAGATCTTAAAGAACATAAATAATCAAGTATGTCTAAGAACGTCATCCGTAAGAAGGACGCTTTGGAATACCATGAGAATCCAATTCCTGGTAAAATTGAAGTAGTACCAACTAAGAAAACCAAAACACAAAGAGATTTATCATTAGCCTATTCTCCAGGTGTAGCAGATCCATGTTTGGAAATTGCTGAGAAACCGGAGGATGTTTATAAATATACAGCAAAAGGAAACCTTGTAGGTGTAATTTCCAACGGTACAGCCGTTTTAGGTCTTGGTGATATAGGACCAGAAGCCTCAAAACCTGTAATGGAGGGTAAAGGTGTACTTTTCAAAATTTTTGCTGGTATCGATGTTTTTGATATCGAAATTGATGCAAAAGACCCTAAGAAGTTTATCGAAGCAGTAAAAACATTAGAGCCTACTTTTGGTGGTATTAACCTTGAGGATATTAAAGCTCCAGATTGTTTTGAAATCGAGCAAACACTGAAGAAGGAAATGAATATTCCTGTAATGCATGATGATCAGCATGGTACAGCAATCATTTCTGGAGCGGCATTATTAAATGCAGCAGAGATTATTGGTAAAGATTTAAAAGACTTAAAAGTAGTTGTATCAGGAGCTGGAGCATCTGCAGTATCTTGTATTAATATCTTTTTTGAGCTTGGTGTCGACCGTAAAAACGCTATCGTTTGTGATAGTAGAGGTGTAATCCGTTCTGATAGAGAAGGATTATCAGGTAACAAAAAAGATTTAGCTACTGATATTGATGTTCATAATTTAGAAGAGGCTTTAGTTGGTGCTGATGTATTCCTAGGCTTATCAAAAGGTAATTTGATGACTCCAGAGATGTTGAAGTCTATGGCAAAAGATCCTATCGTATTTGCTTTGGCCAACCCAACCCCTGAGATCGATTATGAATTAGCGATGAGCACAAGAAGTGATGTGATGATGGCAACAGGGCGATCAGATCATCCTAACCAAGTGAACAACGTTTTAGGTTTCCCATATATCTTTAGAGGAGCTCTAGATGTAAGAGCTACTGAGATTAATGAAGAGATGAAGTTGGCTTGTGTTAGAGCTATTGCAGATTTAGCCAAAGAGCCTGTTCCAGAAACAGTAACACAAGCATATAATGTGGATCGTTTGGTATTTGGAAAAGAATACTTTATTCCAAAACCACTTGATACTCGTCTTTTAACAACTGTAGCTCCTGCCGTTGCAAAAGCAGCCATGGAAACAGGTGTAGCTAGAGCAACTATCGATGATATGGAAGCTTACAAGGATGAGCTAATCCGTAGAATGGGTTCTGGTAATGATATCATGCGTCGTTTAAGTGTTAAAGCGAAAAACGAACGTAAGCGTATCGTATTTGCCGAAGCTGATAACCCACACATTCTTAGAGCTGCTCGTATTGCTATGGATGAAGGAATTATCGAACCAATCTTATTGGGTCGTAGATCAAGAATCAAAGCAATGATTGAAGCTTTAGAGTTGGATGAATTATTAAATGTGCCAATCATTAACCCTCGTTCTGAGGAAAGTGATGCATACCGTTCTAAATACGCTCAATCTTTCTATGAAAGACGTCAGAGAATGGGAGCAACGCTTTATGAAGCGAATGACTTAATGAATAAAAGAAGTTATTATGCTGCCATGATGGTGGAGAAAGGAGATGCTGACGCATTAATCTCAGGTGCACATAGAAACTATATTTCATCTTTAGCTCCAGCACTTCGAGTAATCGGAACTGTTGATGATAAAGCAGTAGCAACAATGTATATGGTATTAACTAAGAAGGGACCATTATTCTTAGGTGATACAACAATGATTGAGAACCCTACTGTAAATGAGATTGTAGAAATTACAGAATCTGTAGTTTCAAGAGTGAAAGACTTCTTTAAAATTGATCCTCGAGTGGCATTGTTATCTTACGGTAACTTTGGTTCTTCTAAAAAAGGTATCGATTCGAATAAAATGAGTAAGGCTCGTCAAATCATCAAAGAGAGAAATCCAAATCTTCCTGTAGATGGTGATATCCAAGCGAACTTTGCATTAAATTCGGATATAACAAAAGAAAGTTTCCCATTCTCAGATTTAGCTGATGCACCAGCAAACGTTTTAATTTTCCCTAACCTTTCTTCTGCAAACATTGCATTGAAAATGGTAGAGCAATTGGCCGATGCTACTTCGGTAGGTCCAATTGTAATGGGCATGAAAAAACCTGCTCACGTTCTACAAATGGGAGCAAATGTGCAACAAATCTTAGATATGATTACTATTGCTAACTTGGATGCTCAACAGCAATAGAATATAAAAATTATAAAGAATAAGACTTTTTTTAGGGTGATTTGTAAAAAATCACCCTTTTTCTTTTTAAATCAATTAATTAATAATTAAAATTGCAATAAGATCATTTGTCAATGGTCTTTTTGTTTATGTTATTACTATAGTAATTCGATAGAGTAAAGGATAAAATAAATCATAACCACTGTCACGAAATCATGAGGAGTTTTAGAACTGAACTAGAGAACCCAACGGTTGAAAAAGATATTCTCGACTTAGAGAAGAAGATTAGACTTTTCCACGAGGGTCAGATAGACGACGATAAATTTAGAAGTTTGCGTCTAGCGAGAGGGGTATACGGACAGCGTCAGCCAGGTGTGCAGATGATTCGTATCAAAATCCCTTACGGTAAACTTACAGTCAGACAATTAGATAGAATATGTGCGGTATCGGATGAGTATTCAAACGGTAAATTACATATTACTACTAGACAAGATATTCAAATCCACTATGTAAGCTTGGACGATTCTCCAAAGCTATGGCATGAGTTGGAAAAAGATGAAGTAACACTTCGTGAGGCTTGTGGTAATACTGTGCGTAATATCACAGCATCAGAGTTGGCTGGTATCGACCCCGCTGAACCATTTGATGTTACTCCATATGCTCACGCAGCATTCGAATATTTCTTACGTAACCCTATTTGTCAAGAAATGGGTCGTAAGTTTAAAATTGCGTTCTCATCATCTGTAGAAGATACTGCATTTGCTTTCATCCACGATGTTGGAGCAATTCCAGTTGTGAAAACAATTGATGGTGAAGAAAGAAGAGGTTTCAAAGTACTTATTGGTGGTGGTCTTGGAGCACAACCTCGTATGGCTGAAACTGCTTATGAATTCTTAGAAGAAGAAAAATTAATTCCATTCACTGAAGCTTTAGTACGTGTATTCGACCGTCATGGTGAGCGTAACCGTCGTATGAAAGCGAGAATGAAATTCTTACTTCAAGATATTGGTTTAGAAGAATTATTACGTTTAGCGGAAGAAGAGCGTTTAGCGTTAAAAAATAAAGAAATTTGGGTTGACCGTTCGAAAGTTGATCAAGTGATCCTACCTAAAGAAACTTCAAATGTTGAGGTTTCTATTGAGGATCAAGATAAATTTGAGAAGTGGTCAAAAGCCAACGTATTTGAGCAAAAACAGGAAGGTTTCTATGGCGTTCTTGTAAGATTGAAATTAGGTAACTTCGATACTACTATCGCAAGAAAACTAATTGATATCGTAAAAGATTATGCTGCAGACGATATTCGTTTAACAATTCGTCAAGGTATCTTATTAAAATACGTTCGTAAGGAAAACCTTAAGGTATTATTCAATGCTTTAAATGAGATCGGTTTTGCAGAGCCTGGTTATGATTCTACGGCTGATATTACTGCATGTCCAGGTACAGATACTTGTGTATTAGGTATCTCATCTTCTACAGGTATTGCAAGAGTATTAGGAGACTTAATCAAAGAAGAATATCCTGATTTACTTACTGAAGATACATTCAAAATTAAAATCTCAGGATGTCCAAATGCATGTGGTCAACATACGATCGCACAATTTGGTATTCATGGTTCATCATTAAGAAATAAGGCCAATAAAATGTTGTTGCCAGCAGCACAGATTTTATTAGGTGGTGGATTTGATGGTGAAAACAATCCTCATATTGCAGATAAAGTAATTAAGATTCCTAGTAAGAGAATTCAAGATGCTTTTAGAACTGTAGTAGACGACCATGAAGAAAATTCTACTGAAGGCGAATACTTTGTAGATTACTACAAGCGTCAAGGAAAAGATTACTTCTATGAGTTATTGAAGCATTTAGCAGACCTAGAGTCACTTGAGCCTCAAGACTATTTAGATTGGTATACTGAAGAAGATAAATTCCAACTACATAAAGCTGTTGGTGAATGTGCGGGTGTAATTATTGACCTTGTACAAACACTAATTTTCGAAGCTGAAGAAAAAGTAGGTTGGGCAAATGAAGCTTTCGAAAACGGTTTATATGCTGATGCCGTTTATCATACTTATGCCGCTTATGTAAGTGCTGCTAAAGCTTTACTTCTTGATAAGAAAGTGAAATTAAACTCTCAGATGACTGTGATTAGCAGATTTGCTGAACACTATGATGACCAGTTTAACTTTGCTGAAGGTTCTTTCGTTGATCATGTATTAAGAATCAATAAGCATGAACCAACTAAAGAGTTTGCTGAAGTATACTTCTCAGAAGTAAAAGTTTTCTTAAAC from Flammeovirga agarivorans harbors:
- a CDS encoding histidinol-phosphatase is translated as MKTYWTNFHSHTYYCDGKSSLEDHVIAAIDQNVKSYGFSSHSPVPFPTTWNMKKEKLENYLQDANLLIEKYKGQIQLYKSLEVDFIPQKSGPHQYPQLDYTVGSVHFVDQYEDGTYWEIDNTKTIFRKGLKEIFHDDIQAAIQKYIDLNVEMITTDKPDVLGHLDKIKMHNHTEKLFSEEDNWYQKIMMAYVEEIEKSGVIVEVNTRGLYKGWADDLYPSPWLLKELIQRNIPIVLNSDSHVPHEITKKFSDTAKMLQQLGLKKLYAFWNNEWQPFDFNEDGLYLPNA
- a CDS encoding NUDIX hydrolase, with translation MKFCSNCGSDRLQFIIPEGDHKERFVCPDCNTIHYQNPRVIAGCIPMYNGKVLLGKRAIEPRYGFWNLPAGFLECGETPEEGALRELYEETHAKGKIVRLHTIFSLPQFNQVYMLYLVDLESDYATPTSESTEVAFYDLDNIPWEDIAFESTTFTLEKLIEFPEATETFSGKFIWKEERFKH
- a CDS encoding NADP-dependent malic enzyme — its product is MSKNVIRKKDALEYHENPIPGKIEVVPTKKTKTQRDLSLAYSPGVADPCLEIAEKPEDVYKYTAKGNLVGVISNGTAVLGLGDIGPEASKPVMEGKGVLFKIFAGIDVFDIEIDAKDPKKFIEAVKTLEPTFGGINLEDIKAPDCFEIEQTLKKEMNIPVMHDDQHGTAIISGAALLNAAEIIGKDLKDLKVVVSGAGASAVSCINIFFELGVDRKNAIVCDSRGVIRSDREGLSGNKKDLATDIDVHNLEEALVGADVFLGLSKGNLMTPEMLKSMAKDPIVFALANPTPEIDYELAMSTRSDVMMATGRSDHPNQVNNVLGFPYIFRGALDVRATEINEEMKLACVRAIADLAKEPVPETVTQAYNVDRLVFGKEYFIPKPLDTRLLTTVAPAVAKAAMETGVARATIDDMEAYKDELIRRMGSGNDIMRRLSVKAKNERKRIVFAEADNPHILRAARIAMDEGIIEPILLGRRSRIKAMIEALELDELLNVPIINPRSEESDAYRSKYAQSFYERRQRMGATLYEANDLMNKRSYYAAMMVEKGDADALISGAHRNYISSLAPALRVIGTVDDKAVATMYMVLTKKGPLFLGDTTMIENPTVNEIVEITESVVSRVKDFFKIDPRVALLSYGNFGSSKKGIDSNKMSKARQIIKERNPNLPVDGDIQANFALNSDITKESFPFSDLADAPANVLIFPNLSSANIALKMVEQLADATSVGPIVMGMKKPAHVLQMGANVQQILDMITIANLDAQQQ
- a CDS encoding HEPN domain-containing protein, whose product is MRSFRTELENPTVEKDILDLEKKIRLFHEGQIDDDKFRSLRLARGVYGQRQPGVQMIRIKIPYGKLTVRQLDRICAVSDEYSNGKLHITTRQDIQIHYVSLDDSPKLWHELEKDEVTLREACGNTVRNITASELAGIDPAEPFDVTPYAHAAFEYFLRNPICQEMGRKFKIAFSSSVEDTAFAFIHDVGAIPVVKTIDGEERRGFKVLIGGGLGAQPRMAETAYEFLEEEKLIPFTEALVRVFDRHGERNRRMKARMKFLLQDIGLEELLRLAEEERLALKNKEIWVDRSKVDQVILPKETSNVEVSIEDQDKFEKWSKANVFEQKQEGFYGVLVRLKLGNFDTTIARKLIDIVKDYAADDIRLTIRQGILLKYVRKENLKVLFNALNEIGFAEPGYDSTADITACPGTDTCVLGISSSTGIARVLGDLIKEEYPDLLTEDTFKIKISGCPNACGQHTIAQFGIHGSSLRNKANKMLLPAAQILLGGGFDGENNPHIADKVIKIPSKRIQDAFRTVVDDHEENSTEGEYFVDYYKRQGKDYFYELLKHLADLESLEPQDYLDWYTEEDKFQLHKAVGECAGVIIDLVQTLIFEAEEKVGWANEAFENGLYADAVYHTYAAYVSAAKALLLDKKVKLNSQMTVISRFAEHYDDQFNFAEGSFVDHVLRINKHEPTKEFAEVYFSEVKVFLNDIDKIRKQDLAAEEA